The genomic window TTATTTTGTGAAATCGTTTTTAGGCGGTATGTTTATTGCAATTTGCATGACAGGTTTAGACCAAGATATGATGCAAAAAAACCTAAGTTGTAAAACCTTAAAAGATGCGCAAAAGAACATGCTATCCTTTGCATCTGTTTTAATTTTTGTTAATTTTGTGTTCTTATTACTTGGTGCTCTACTATTTATTTATGCTGAAAAACATAACATTGCCATCCCAATGCTAGATGGAAAACCAAAAACAGATTTACTTTTTCCTGAAATTGCACTTAATGGAGGATTGAGCATCTCCCTAGCTATTTTCTTTTTACTAGGTTTAATTGCGGCTGCTTACAGCAGTGCCGATTCTGCCCTAACATCCTTAACTACATCGTTTTGCGTAGATTTTTTAGGAATTGAAAACCGAGAAGAAAGCACTAAAAAAGGATTAAGAAAACGCGTACATATATTAATGAGTATTTTATTAATTATTGTAATCGTAATTTTTAAATATGTACTAGACAGTAATGTTATTGATAATTTACTAAAAGTAGCAGGATATACCTATGGACCACTATTAGGGTTATTTGCCTTTGGAATTTTCACCAAGCGAACTATTAAAGATAAATTAGTTTGGGTAGTTGCCGCGGTTGCATTAACCCTATCTTTTATTATAGGAAACATTCCTGCCGAAAATCTTGGCGGTTACGTTATTGGCTATGAACTTTTAATTATAAACGGCATGCTAACTTTTATTGGCCTATACCTTATATCGAAAAAAAGCAATACTTAATACTGTTTTGTAGATAATAATACTAAAGTACAAGCAACTTCGAAAGTAATATTGTTTTCTTTTAAAATAGTGTAAAACTCAGGGTTTTCTGTACCAGGATTAAAAATAACACGTTCAGGTTTTAAGGAAAGAATATAATCAAAATAGGCTTTTTGGCGGCTAGGGTTTAAATACAACGTAACTGTATCAATAGATTTATATAGCACTAATTCCGTATCAATGTTTACGCCTGCAACAATTCCTTTTCTTAAACCAATAGTCACTACTTCGTGTTTATGAGCTACTAATTTTTTAATAGCTATGTTTGAATAGCGATCAGGCTTTAAAGACGCACCGATTACCAAAGTTTTTTTACTCATTTTTTTAGTTATTTTAGACTGTTTTAGACGCAATTTTTAAAGTTTCCTTACTCGAAATAAAACATACAAAGTTGTACCATTTTAAACAAAAATTTCTATAAAAATAATTCAGTTTTTTTAAAACTGACAAAAACAAAGCTGCATTATTCGAAAAAAAATATAAATCTATAAAATAAAACCAACCAAAATTCGTTATAGTACAGATAACCAAACAAATACGTGGTATAATTATTTAGAGTTAGTCGTCTTCAACATTACAAAAAACGTATACAATTTGATGGTTATTATTTTAAAGCTCAGGCTTACGCCTGAGCTTTATTTATTGATAATCAAAATGTTAAAACCTGTTAAAGTTTAAATATTTTTGCAATATAATTACCTTTTCTACGTCTAAGCTTTTAAGATTCTTCACTTATGTGTTAGTGAAAGTTGATTAATAGCTAGAAAAACCCAAAACTTTAATGTTTTGGGTTTTTCGTTTTTCGCAAACTCTTATCTATAAAATAAAAAGAGATTTTTTTTGCAAGAACTTCACAAAAAAACTAACACCTAACAAACAAGCAACCTCTTTTATTTATTAAAAATGTAATTTCATCCCTTCGTGAGTAGCTTTAAAATCAAGGTTTTCGTAAAATTTAATTGCCCGAGGTCTTTTTTTATCAGAGGTTAATTGTACTAAATGCGCTTTTTTTTCTTTTGCTCTTTTTATTGCCCATTCAAAAACTGTCTTTCCAATCCCGAGTCCTCTTTGGTCTTTTTTTATAAATACATTTTCTATTTGTGCTCTAACTCCACCACAATAGCTCAAATATTGAATAAATGTTAATTGAAGCGTTCCAATGATTTCAAAATCATCATTTTCAACAACAATGAGTTCTTGATTTACATCAGAATCTATTTTTTCAAACGCTTTTAAATAAGCATTAGGCAATGGGTTTTGGAAATTTTCTCTTTTTTTCCCGAGTATATCATCTGCCATCATTTCCACGATTATAGAAATATCATTTTCTGTTGCTTTTCTAAAGTTCATTATTGAATTGAGTTTTTATCTTATTGTTGATATGCAGAATCTATAACATATTGCGTGTTAATACATGAAGTTGAGGAAGAAGAACAGGGAGATAACAAACAAAATATTTATAAGTAAATCCAAATTACGGCAATACTTAAGCTGTTTTTAGCAAGGGAATTAAAAGTAATTGAGCAGTTAAATACAAACCCAATATCAATTACAAATATTGTTGTAAAACGCTTTTCATGTTCATTCTTTCTAATGAAAAAGTTGTAGAATTTTCATCCAACAGATTAATCATAAATAGATTTTTTTTAATCAATTCAGATTCATCAATATCAATAATTTCATTACTATTTCTAATCTTTTTAATTAATTTAAAAATGAGTTCAATTAATTTTTCAAAATGAGTTTCATCTAGATTCTGCATTATTTTCAGCATATCATCATTCGATACTCTAGAAATTTCGTTTAATGATAAACCAAATTCTGTTTTTAAAATCTCACCAATTTCATTAACTCCAACATTAATATTCTCCAGATCTAAGTCTTCAACTTTAGATATAAGCCCTTTTAAAAGAAGTGTTAACCTTTGAATTTCTCTTAATAAAAAATCTTTTTCTTCAATCAAAATTTAAGTTGGTTTAATGTATATGGTATGTTACGTATTTAAGACCGTAATTTAGTAAATAAAAACAAAATAGAAAACTCGTAAATATTTTAGGACGTAAACAAAAACCATAACTTAATCTTAAATATATACCTGATTTTAGTTCAATACTTAAACCCAATAAGGCTTATATTAAAGCTGTTGATCCAAAGGTTTTATTCTTTATTCTGAATAAAAATATTAGCAAACTCAATTGGTAAATTATTTTTGTCTACAGCAAATCCTGAAACTAAATTATGAGAACAAAAAATTAAAAAAGAAGATAATACTTAATTCACCTCAGCAAACTCCCGCGTTAAGGATTGCAATGAAAAGCCCACAGTGCCCCTGATGAAATCGGGGCACGAGGACTTGTAATGTAAAGCCTGACCCGAAGGGAAACGCCCATATTTTTATAACTAAAAACTTTTTACCATTTTATAATAACACTTCCCCAGGTAAATCCACTACCAAAGGCTGCTAAAACAACATTATCGCCCTCTTTAATTTTACCTTCTTCCCAAGCTTCGGTTAAGGCAATTATAATAGATGCTGCTGTTGTGTTTCCATATTTTTGGATGTTACTAAATACTTGATCGTCGTTTAATCCAAATTTTCGCTGTATAAATTGAGATATTCTTAAATTAGCTTGATGCGGAATTAACATATCGATATCTTCTTTCTGCATATTGTTTTTAGCCAAACCTTCCATGATAACTTCACTAAAACGTACCACGGCGTTTTTGAAAACAAATTGCCCATCCATGTATGGAAAATACGATATATCATCGTCTCCAGCTTCTTTCAATTCGGGAACCCAATGCCCTATACTTGGCGATTCTACTATAAGTTTATCGGCATATTGACCTTGACTATGTAAATGTGTGGATAGAATACCTTTACTGTTATCTTCTTCACGAGATAGCACACATGCTCCCGCTCCATCGCCAAAAATAACGCTTACATTACGGCCTCGCGTGGTTTTATCTAGTCCGTTACTATGGTATTCGGATCCAATTACCAATATGTTTTTATACATGCCGGTTTTTATGAATTGATCGGCCACTGAAATGGCGTAAACAAAGCCTGAACATTGGTTTCGCACATCGAGCGCTCCAATGGTTCCCATATCGAGCATATCTTGAATTTGCACACCACAGCCTGGAAAATAATAATCTGGACTTAGCGTGGCAAACACAATAAAATCGATATCGTCTTTGGTTAACCCAGAGCGCTCTATAGCAATTCTGGCTGCTTTTGCTCCCATAACTGCAGAGCTATCATCGGTACCTTCTTTTATCCAACGGCGTTCTTCTATACCGGTTCGTTCCTGGATCCAAGCATCGTTGGTGTCCATTATTTTTGATAAATCGTCGTTAGTTACCACGTTTTCTGGTAGGTATTTCCCTAAACCAATTATTTTTGAGTTGTACATACTATCTCTAGATTAGATAGGCAAAGTACAATAAGTCTGCTAATTCCTCAAATTTCCAAAATATTTTTTTTCAATAATTTAAAAGCAGACGAGTTTGACAGATTGAAATTACGAATTGTATAATATTCTTTAAAGCGTGTCACTTTGTCATATTTATTCAATTGGCATTTTTGTTGACTATTATATCGAAGTAAGTTAAAATTAAATTAATCAGTTTTCGCTTAGGCGGAAATAAAAAAATAATTAATATCATGACAAAAGGAAGTATTAATGTATCGGTAGAGAATATCTTTCCGCTTATTAAAAAATTCTTATACAGCGATCACGAAATATTTTTACGTGAGCTTATTAGTAACGGTACCGATGCAACGTTAAAATTAAAACATTTAACAAGTATTGGAGA from Algibacter sp. L1A34 includes these protein-coding regions:
- a CDS encoding sodium:solute symporter codes for the protein MTATQILLLIAAYFGLLILISYFTGKEDSNDAFFKANKSAPWYLVAFGMIGASLSGVTFISVPGWVAGSQFSYMQVVFGYLVGYLVIAFVLMPIYYKLNVISIYQYLESRFGTVSYKTGAFFFFISRVLGAAFRLYLIAIVLQKFVFDAYGIPFVVTVSISILLIWLYTFKGGIKTIIWTDTLQTLFMLTALVVAVYLITDELNWSFTDFLASEELTKYNKIMFTDSILAKNYFVKSFLGGMFIAICMTGLDQDMMQKNLSCKTLKDAQKNMLSFASVLIFVNFVFLLLGALLFIYAEKHNIAIPMLDGKPKTDLLFPEIALNGGLSISLAIFFLLGLIAAAYSSADSALTSLTTSFCVDFLGIENREESTKKGLRKRVHILMSILLIIVIVIFKYVLDSNVIDNLLKVAGYTYGPLLGLFAFGIFTKRTIKDKLVWVVAAVALTLSFIIGNIPAENLGGYVIGYELLIINGMLTFIGLYLISKKSNT
- a CDS encoding CoA-binding protein, with amino-acid sequence MSKKTLVIGASLKPDRYSNIAIKKLVAHKHEVVTIGLRKGIVAGVNIDTELVLYKSIDTVTLYLNPSRQKAYFDYILSLKPERVIFNPGTENPEFYTILKENNITFEVACTLVLLSTKQY
- a CDS encoding GNAT family N-acetyltransferase, yielding MNFRKATENDISIIVEMMADDILGKKRENFQNPLPNAYLKAFEKIDSDVNQELIVVENDDFEIIGTLQLTFIQYLSYCGGVRAQIENVFIKKDQRGLGIGKTVFEWAIKRAKEKKAHLVQLTSDKKRPRAIKFYENLDFKATHEGMKLHF
- a CDS encoding 3-oxoacyl-ACP synthase III family protein is translated as MYNSKIIGLGKYLPENVVTNDDLSKIMDTNDAWIQERTGIEERRWIKEGTDDSSAVMGAKAARIAIERSGLTKDDIDFIVFATLSPDYYFPGCGVQIQDMLDMGTIGALDVRNQCSGFVYAISVADQFIKTGMYKNILVIGSEYHSNGLDKTTRGRNVSVIFGDGAGACVLSREEDNSKGILSTHLHSQGQYADKLIVESPSIGHWVPELKEAGDDDISYFPYMDGQFVFKNAVVRFSEVIMEGLAKNNMQKEDIDMLIPHQANLRISQFIQRKFGLNDDQVFSNIQKYGNTTAASIIIALTEAWEEGKIKEGDNVVLAAFGSGFTWGSVIIKW